A region from the Bactrocera dorsalis isolate Fly_Bdor chromosome 1, ASM2337382v1, whole genome shotgun sequence genome encodes:
- the LOC125777791 gene encoding uncharacterized protein LOC125777791 yields the protein MSTQLVNEHGVLLAPAELRNRINNLTKKYRQERKAVGPSGGAPSNWEFYDDIHKIIGSYKSNFTHELADESIENVSDPLDTSMAASSLSNESGLEEAPSTSSAAIKRKRNSDEDYLELAKKEQKMMEAYFNKSLENEEKALKLMEQTNAVLMAMLNKHM from the exons ATGAGCACGCAACTTGTAAATGAACACGGTGTTCTCCTAGCGCCAGCCGAGCTGCGAAATCGAATTAACAATTTAACAAAGAAGTACag ACAGGAACGGAAGGCTGTGGGCCCAAGCGGAGGAGCTCCGTCTAATTGGGAATTCTACGACGACATACACAAAATAATTGGCAGCTATAAATCAAATTTCACACACGAACTGGCCGACGAAAGCATTGAAAATG TTTCGGATCCATTAGACACATCGATGGCGGCATCTTCATTGTCAAATGAAAGTGGACTTGAAGAAGCACCATCAACTTCGTCGGCTGCAATAAAGAGAAAGAGGAATAGTGATGAAGATTATCTCGAACTGGCTAAAAAAGAGCAAAAGATGATGGAAGcttatttcaataaatctttGGAAAATGAAGAAAAGGCCCTCAAATTGATGGAGCAAACCAACGCCGTTCTTATGGCTAtgttaaataaacatatgtaa